From Anopheles funestus chromosome 3RL, idAnoFuneDA-416_04, whole genome shotgun sequence, a single genomic window includes:
- the LOC125768332 gene encoding tyrosine-protein kinase receptor isoform X1, whose translation MEIRRTTNNLPHSEFSGRCRLLTNVLRKMAPVSENRTVCSRSVRFRSNVLLLGTCLTVSVWLIFAPAVHGQRPLGNSTFGASHNSSGVINVHPVLTTSTTSTEAPRSMFPASASGFEDSFEDDSSDLEEHDHDEHEHHHHEHGSVGHSSGSGGPGGGGGIGAFPQPNEMNAGASRNGGHDGAPIGSRQPGSRLINPYFPTPASTQGGSKTTEPQNVRQFNPARPGRGRKQSSINVLHKMNKASTNMNGLDSGGEPISYGSTTHRRGQTVHHAGANAYGQENAGERGTSGGASGTPDRTDARGSNVQQGGRGAVAYGNRGRSDPGRGVGVVLQSPGYSMGGSSYSRQGDDPLRTLRARYNEERYHNSVPDQGSEMDEILGMKCNFETECAWTWDENDQHGFQVVTGMNLTESNRTGLMPGPGADPAHNANGHFLHLRLTQDSQPQILTSPVFGATKENCYLEVFTHQSAMHHGSIRIVIETIGNQESSWVPAEIMGNDLRRWQLNTFRIDRISKDFKVLFEVVPNKIGGQARGHVSIDNLRMVQCFPDSISTNNCSYSQVQCTASKVPVCIKTPKICDITVDCDDSEDETLNCDKIPFGGRCDFEFGWCGWQNYGNVILSWARHTGPTPTEKTGPDMDHTHENSNVTGYYMLVNMNQHVNDSEKRTLVGLASNAIMNSVVFNPPPLVHTNASSPYRNSCVVRFYVHQYGMNPGSINLSSVEIREKENFTTTLWWSSKNLGEDWVRVDIILPNVTTKYYLQFEARMGMRIYSDVAIDDFSLSPECFGLNIPAEHLQGYNYWDPRIGGAKQPHKDFAGKSFLELNTCGAKGQYGPTPADCLSSYNNTEALSAVHVIDSHPFKGIQAWKVPNEGYYTIIAKGAGGGLGSGGVGSSRGAMVLSVLELHKDEEIYILVGQSGEHACIKSMGYRDESCEMRNKQLNMDTWMHSKTQQVKNTIIEEGAGGGGGGTYVFLLNSANTAVPLLVAGGGGGLGVGRYLDDDIQHGKKYLSYKKDVSGTAHGELNRQAGPGGGWRAQADMGLQAHYGASLLEGGRGGMPCYTQRGTHGQGGFGGGGGGCDTGGGGGGYSGGDTMINSTNGEGGSSFMASKRNVPELSMEFSGANGGHGAVLIIPAIQGCGCDYRCVALDEYRATVGCICPDGWTLKPDNYTACELPTETVEMKYLIMFFVVVVLVLCAALASLILILYNRYQRKRQAALRHKMLLEQDLQLSRLRSTADDSALTNFNPNYGCDGILNGNVDVKSLPQVARESLRLVKALGQGAFGEVYQGLYRHRDGDAVEMPVAVKTLPEMSTGQAESDFLMEAAIMAKFNHPNIVHLIGVCFDRHPRFIVLELLAGGDLKNFLREGRNKPERPSPLTMKDLIFCALDVAKGCRYMESKRFIHRDIAARNCLLSSKGPGRVVKIADFGMARDIYRSDYYRKGGKAMLPIKWMPPEAFLDGIFTSKTDVWSFGVLLWEVFSLGLMPYTGLPNRDVMQLVTGGGRLDAPQGCPMAVYRIMADCWNPTPEERPSFSNLLERLTTCTQDPEVMNAPLPSFFRPPSNERDTTIMRPPGNDDFCLQVPNSSDYLIPLPGPRSVAERLLSEATGVTIPDTLMTCTPPKNASPRIVNGHTVMVSNALVGHGAPQQQPLTTVTDGACWETSFIRKHPGQACPAGVPLPPPPVLDPAEAVLPPNGPSMVPPVPDVADKLISLDTPQQTPTAIQPPISFSNPVIGELGDGSPPGQTNGGPMTNGNGHNHGPPMVESPMETAKLLSSIPPPITLDPAALSMQQNHVVGTSYANIRMMSNANGNGANHNHSNHNNNNHGDHGVIVDKLTGTGGIVMTGLTGYSNGPTGNGGVNGGNGGGNGVNHSTNGHHGHGHGGNGSNGGSDKGSIGAGQDPSRQAAPFTIQTFSERYISPENHSEISC comes from the exons ATGGAAATCCgaagaacaacaaacaaccTGCCGCACAGTGAGTTTAGCGGTCGGTGTAGACTTTTAACGAATGTACTGCGCAAGATGGCGCCCGTGAGTGAAAACCGTACCGTGTGCTCACGTAGTGTGCGGTTTCGCTCGAACGTGCTACTACTGGGGACGTGTCTAACGGTTAGCGTTTGGTTGATCTTTGCACCAGCCGTGCACGGACAGCGCCCGCTTGGTAACTCTACCTTCGGGGCGTCACACAACTCGTCCGGCGTCATTAACGTCCATCCGGTGCTGACCACCAGTACCACTTCCACCGAGGCACCACGCTCCATGTTTCCCGCGTCTGCGTCCGGGTTTGAGGATTCGTTCGAGGACGATAGCTCCGATCTGGAGGAGCACGATCACGATGAGCacgagcatcatcatcacgagCATGGTAGCGTTGGACACAGTAGCGGCAGTGGTGgtcctggtggtggtggaggcaTCGGTGCCTTTCCACAGCCGAATGAAATGAATGCCGGTGCGAGCCGGAACGGGGGCCACGATGGAGCACCGATCGGTTCCCGGCAACCGGGCAGCCGACTGATCAATCCCTACTTTCCGACGCCCGCCTCCACGCAGGGTGGCTCCAAGACGACCGAACCCCAGAACGTTCGACAGTTCAATCCGGCCCGGCCCGGTAGGGGACGCAAACAGTCCTCGATCAACGTGTTGCACAAGATGAACAAAGCTTCCACCAACATGAACGGGCTGGATTCGGGCGGTGAGCCTATTTCGTACGGTTCGACAACACATCGCCGTGGCCAAACGGTACACCACGCCGGTGCGAACGCGTACGGCCAGGAGAATGCCGGCGAACGAGGCACGTCGGGTGGAGCAAGTGGCACGCCAGATAGGACGGATGCGCGGGGAAGCAACGTACAGCAGGGTGGACGAGGTGCTGTCGCTTACGGTAACCGTGGTCGATCCGATCCGGGCCGTGGAGTTGGGGTCGTTCTGCAATCACCCGGTTATTCCATGGGCGGTTCATCCTACAGCCGCCAGGGAGATGATCCGCTAAGGACGTTACGGGCCCGTTACAACGAAGAG CGATATCACAACTCCGTCCCAGATCAGGGCTCCGAGATGGACGAGATACTGGGCATGAAGTGTAACTTCGAGACGGAATGTGCGTGGACGTGGGACGAAAATGATCAGCACGGTTTCCAGGTGGTGACCGGCATGAATCTAACCGAATCCAACCGGACCGGGCTGATGCCGGGCCCGGGTGCCGATCCGGCCCATAATGCTAACGGGCATTTTCTTCACCTGCGGCTCACGCAAGACAGTCAACCGCAAATACTCACCTCGCCCGTGTTTGGTGCGACAAAGGAGAACTGCTATCTGGAGGTGTTTACGCACCAAAGTGCGATGCATCACGGTAGCATACGTATCGTGATTGAGACGATCGGCAACCAGGAATCGAGCTGGGTACCGGCAGAAATCATGGGTAACGATCTGCGACGCTGGCAACTGAACACATTCCGCATCGATCGCATCTCGAAGGACTTCAAGGTGCTGTTTGAGGTGGTACCGAACAAGATCGGTGGACAGGCGCGTGGACACGTTAGCATCGATAATCTGCGTATGGTGCAATGTTTCCCGGACTCGATTAGCACCAACAACTGTAGCTACTCGCAGGTGCAATGCACGGCCAGCAAG GTTCCTGTATGCATCAAAACACCAAAGATCTGTGACATCACAGTAGATTGTGATGATAGCGAGGACGAGACATTAAATTGCG ACAAAATTCCATTCGGTGGTCGCTGTGATTTCGAGTTTGGTTGGTGTGGGTGGCAAAACTATGGCAACGTTATCCTGTCCTGGGCTAGACACACCGGTCCAACACCGACAGAGAAGACGGGCCCCGATATGGATCACACGCACGAGAACTCGAACGTAACCGGATATTACATGCTGGTTAATATGAATCAGCATGTGAATGATAGTGAGAAGCGAACACTCGTTGGATTGGCCAGTAATGCGATCATGAACAGTGTCGTCTTTAACCCTCCACCGTTGGTACATACGAATGCTAGCTCACCGTATAGGAACTCCTGTGTG GTCCGATTCTACGTCCATCAGTACGGCATGAACCCGGGTAGTATAAATTTGTCCAGCGTGGAGATCCGGGAGAAGGAAAACTTCACCACAACGCTCTGGTGGAGCTCGAAGAATCTCGGCGAAGATTGGGTACGGGTGGACATCATCTTACCAAACGTTACGACAAAGTACTATCTACAGTTCGAGGCTCGTATGGGAATGCGCATCTATTCCGATGTAGCGATCGACGATTTTTCGCTTAGCCCGGAGTGCTTCGGTTTGAATATACCGGCGGAACATCTACAAGGGTACAACTACTGGGATCCACGGATAGGTGGTGCCAAGCAACCGCACAAAGATTTCGCTGGAAAATCAT TCCTGGAACTCAACACTTGCGGTGCAAAGGGACAGTATGGACCGACACCGGCCGATTGTCTGTCGTCTTACAACAATACAGAAGCACTCAGTGCGGTGCACGTCATTGACAGCCATCCATTTAAAGGAATCCAGGCGTGGAAGGTTCCAAACGAAGGTTACTACAC GATTATTGCAAAAGGTGCTGGAGGTGGTCTTGGATCCGGAGGTGTTGGTTCTTCTCGCGGTGCGATGGTTCTGAGTGTGTTGGAACTGCACAAGGATGAGGAAATATACATCCTGGTAGGACAGAGTGGAGAGCACGCTTGTATCAAATCGATGGGCTATCGGGACGAATCGTGTGAGATGCGAAACAAGCAGCTTAACATGGACACGTGGATGCACTCGAAAACGCAGCAGGTGAAAAACACGATCATTGAGGAAGGTGCTGGTGGAGGCGGTGGTGGGACATATGTGTTTTTG TTGAACTCTGCCAACACAGCAGTCCCATTGCTAGTGgccggtggtggcggtggactCGGTGTCGGTCGTTATTTGGATGATGATATTCAGCATGGAAAAAAGTATCTGTCATACAAAAAGGACGTCTCGGGTACTGCACACGGAGAACTTAACCGGCAAGCCGGACCAGGAGGTGGTTGGCGTGCTCAGGCCGATATGGGACTGCAGGCACACTATGGCGCATCGCTACTGGAGGGTGGTCGAGGTGGAATGCCATGCTATACACAGCGAGGCACCCATGGACAGGGTgggtttggtggtggtggtggcggatgTGATactggaggtggtggtggtggctaCTCCGGTGGTGATACGATGATTAACTCTACCAACGGCGAAGGCGGGTCGTCCTTTATGGCATCCAAGCGTAATGTGCCAGAGCTGTCGATGGAGTTTTCCGGTGCGAACGGTGGTCACGGAGCCGTACTGATCATTCCCGCCATACAGGGCTGTGGGTGTGACTATCGTTGCGTGGCATTGGACGAATACCGGGCAACCGTGGGTTGCATCTGTCCCGACGGGTGGACACTAAAGCCGGATAATTATACAGCGTGTGAAT tGCCCACGGAAACCGTGGAAATGAAGTACCTAATTATGTTCTTTGTCGTCGTCGTGCTCGTACTCTGTGCCGCACTGGCTAGTCTCATACTGATACTTT ATAATCGTTACCAAAGAAAGCGTCAGGCTGCTCTGCGCCATAAGATGCTGCTGGAGCAGGACCTGCAGCTTAGCCGGCTGCGCAGTACAGCCGATGATTCGGCACTGACCAACTTCAATCCGAACTATGGTTGTGATGGCATACTGAATGGGAATGTGGATGTGAAGAGTCTGCCACAGGTAGCTCGTGAAAGTTTGCGTTTGGTGAA AGCTCTTGGACAGGGTGCTTTCGGTGAGGTGTACCAAGGTCTCTACCGTCATCGAGATGGTGACGCGGTGGAGATGCCCGTGGCAGTAAAAACATTGCCAGAGATGTCCACTGGTCAGGCGGAGTCTGATTTCTTGATGGAGGCGGCCATTATGGCAAAGTTTAATCATCCAAACATTGTGCATCTCATAGGTGTCTGTTTCGATCGCCATCCACG GTTCATTGTGCTAGAACTTTTGGCCGGAGGTGATCTGAAGAACTTCCTCCGGGAGGGTCGTAATAAACCG GAACGTCCATCGCCGCTCACGATGAAGGATCTGATCTTTTGTGCGCTAGACGTTGCCAAAGGCTGTCGGTACATGGAAAGCAAGCGTTTCATACATCGTGACATAGCTGCTCGGAACTGTCTGCTCAGCAGCAAAGGTCCTGGCCGCGTGGTGAAGATTGCTGACTTTGGTATGGCCCGTGACATCTACCGCTCGGATTACTACCGCAAGGGCGGTAAAGCGATGCTACCGATCAAGTGGATGCCACCGGAGGCGTTCCTCGATGGTATCTTTACCTCGAAGACAGACGTCTGGTCTTTCGGTGTGTTGCTATGGGAAGTGTTCAGCCTTGGTCTGATGCCCTACACCGGTTTACCGAACCGCGATGTGATGCAGCTGGTGACGGGCGGTGGACGGCTCGATGCACCGCAAGGTTGCCCGATGGCCGTGTACCGCATCATGGCCGACTGTTGGAATCCAACACCGGAGGAGCGGCCATCCTTCTCGAATCTGCTCGAACGGCTAACAACGTGTACGCAGGATCCAGAGGTGATGAATGCTCCGCTGCCGAGTTTCTTCCGACCACCATCAAATGAGCGTGATACGACGATAATGCGCCCACCCGGTAACGATGACTTCTGTCTACAGGTGCCCAACTCCTCCGACTATCTGATACCGCTACCGGGTCCACGTTCCGTTGCGGAGCGCCTGCTGAGTGAGGCGACCGGTGTCACTATTCCAGACACACTGATGACTTGTACGCCACCGAAGAACGCCTCACCGCGTATCGTTAACGGCCATACGGTGATGGTGTCGAATGCGCTGGTAGGACATGGTGCTCCTCAGCAACAACCACTTACAACCGTTACCGATGGCGCCTGCTGGGAAACGTCCTTTATTCGTAAGCACCCCGGACAGGCTTGTCCGGCCGGTGTTCCATTACCACCACCGCCGGTGCTAGATCCGGCCGAAGCAGTCCTTCCACCAAACGGTCCATCGATGGTTCCACCTGTGCCCGATGTTGCCGATAAGCTTATTTCCCTAGATACTCCACAACAGACACCGACGGCTATACAGCCGCCTATTTCGTTCAGTAATCCGGTGATCGGTGAACTTGGAGATGGATCACCACCGGGACAAACCAATGGTGGACCGATGACGAATGGTAACGGTCACAACCATGGTCCGCCGATGGTGGAATCACCGATGGAAACAGCGAAGTTGCTCAGTAGTATACCGCCACCAATAACGCTCGATCCGGCTGCGCTTAGTATGCAGCAGAACCATGTAGTCGGCACGTCCTATGCGAATATCCGTATGATGAGTAATGCGAACGGTAACGGAGCCAACCACAACCATagcaaccacaacaacaacaaccatggAGATCATGGTGTTATCGTGGATAAGCTTACCGGTACAGGTGGCATCGTGATGACGGGCTTAACCGGATACAGTAACGGTCCGACGGGTAATGGTGGCGTTAATGGTGGTAATGGTGGTGGCAATGGTGTTAATCATAGCACAAACGGTCACCATGGCCATGGCCACGGTGGTAATGGTAGTAATGGCGGAAGTGATAAAGGATCAATCGGTGCCGGTCAGGATCCTTCCCGACAGGCGGCACCCTTTACGATCCAAACGTTTAGTGAGCGTTACATCAGCCCGGAAAATCATTCCGAGATCAGCTGTTAA